CGAGCCCATGGCGCCCGCCGCGAAGCAGGTGAGGGCGAGGTGGCCGCCGGGGGCGAGGGCGCGGTCCAGGAGTGCGAGGTAGCTGATGCGGCGGTGCGGTGGCAGGTGGTGGAAGCAGCCGGAGTCGTAGATCAGGTCGTACGGTCCGGTGAGCTCGGCCGTCGTCGGCGCGAAGGCGTCGTCGCAGTGGAACCGGACGTCGGCGCCCGCCTCGTCCGCCCGCTCCTCGGCCCAGGCGATGGCCGTCGGGGACAGGTCGACGGCGTCCACGTCGAAGCCAAGGGAGGCCAGGTGGAGGGCGTTGCGGCCGGGGCCGCAGCCGAGGTCGAGGGCGCGGCCGGGGGTGATCAGGCCGCGGTCGACGTACGAGACCAGGTTCTCGTCCGGCTTCGCCACGAAGAAGGGGACCGCCTTCGAGCGGTCCGCGTAGAACCTGTCCCACCACGAGGCCCCGTCCGCCGTCCAGCGGTCGGACTCCGGCGCGAACAGGCCGTCCAGGAGTGTCAGTACGTCGTCCACCGTGCGTATGTTGCGGTCCATCAACTACCCCTTTCCTCTGGGGTAATTGTAGGTTCGGCAGCCACATGTTCCCAGCTCAGGAGGGGTTTGCGGGAGGCGTCCGCGGTTCGCTGAGCGCCTCGGCGGAGACCGGGGGCCGTGGGGTCCGTACGCGGGGCGGCGACGTCCGTCACGCACCGCCGAAGGTCGTTTCGGGGGCGTTCACGGGCCCGCGCGGGCATGTTTCGGAAGCAGTTCCGGTCAGCGCCGGTCCCGGTCGGGCCGGCCACCCCCGGGCACGGCCCGGTGCCGCGCCGTGATGGGATGCTTCGCATGATCGAGCCGTCGCTTCGCGCCCGCATAGCGCACTATTACGCCACCGTGCCGCTGGTGTTCGCCGAAGCCGAGGAGTTCGGTCCGTTGCGGCTGTTCGTACGGAGGGCGGCGGGCGCCCCGTACTACGGCGGCCCGAACCACGCCCAGCCCACCGCGGCGGGTGCGGCCGACGTCACCGGCGCCGACATCGCCCGCGTACGGGCCCGGCAGCGGGAGCTCGGTGTGCCGGGGGCGATCGAGTGGCTGGACGAGGTGGCACCCGCGATGCGCGGGCTGGTCGAGGCCGCGGGCCTGCCGGTGCTGGAGCGTCCGTTGATGGTCCTCGACCCGCACCTGCCCTTGGCGCCGCCGCCCCTGCCGGACGGTGTCACGCTCCGCGCCCTGGACGCCGACGACCCCGCCCTGCCCGCCGCACTCGCCCTCCCCCGCCTGGCCTTCGCCGACGTGGGCACGGCGGTGGGCCTTGCGGGGCGCACCGAACTGTCCGCGATCGCCGCAACGCTGACGGCGGACGGCACCCTGGAGACGGTCCGCCCGACCCTCCGCGCCGGCCACAAGGTGCTCGTGGCAGCCCTCGCCCCCGACGGCACCCCGCTCGCCGTGGGCCACTACCACCCGGCGGACGGCATCACCGAGATCGGCGGCATCGGGACCCTGCCCACGGCCCGTCGGCAGGGGCTGGGCGCGGCCGTCATGGCGGCCCTCGCCACCCATGCACGCGACCAGGGTGTGCACACCGTCTTCCTCGCCTACGCCGAGGAAGCCGTCGCCCGCATCTACGCCCGCCTGGGCTTCCGCCCGGCCGGCACCACCCTGCTGATCGCCGACCAGCCCGCCCGTTCCTGAGGGGTCACAGGGTCAGTGACCGCCAGATCCGGTCCGGGAGGATGCGGGCCGCCTCGTCCAGGTCGACGTCGTCGATGCCCGAGAGCCAGCGGCGGGCGACCGCGACGACCGGGCCGAGGACCAGGGACTCGATCAACGCGAGCGGCAGCGGGGCGAGTTCACCGGACTCGACGCGGGGTTTGAGCCATTCGGCGAAGGGCGAGAGCCGGGCCTCCTGGGCGTCGCGGAGCTCCTTGCCCTGGGCCATGCCCTGACGGTCGGCCATGGAGGAGTGCAGGAGCAGGGCGGCGGCCCGGTGCTCCCGGATGAACGCCAGATAGGCGCGTACGAGGCCCGCGATCGCGCCTCGGGTGGTGTCGGCGCCCTGCAGGCCCACCGCCAGCTCGCCCAGCAGCCGTCCCAGCCAGCGGTGCGTCAGCTCGGCGACGAGACCGTCGATGCTGCCGAAGTGGTGGTACAGGCTGCCGAGACTGACCCCGCTGGCCTCGGTGACCGCACCGACGGTGATGCCCCGCTCGCCCTCCTCGCCGTAGACGCGCAACGCGGCATCGAGAAGCAAATCGACGGTTACCGCACCGCGTTGCTGTTTGGGGCTCATGGAGATCCTTACCGGTTCTAGAGTAGGTTTCTAGAAACTGATTCCAATTCTAACGGGGTTGACGTGTTCGAGCTGGGGGGAAGCGGGGCCGAGCCCCTGGAGACGGGGGACCCGCTCCGGATCGGATCGATACCGCTGGCGGGGCGGCTCGGGGCCGGTGGCATGGGGCGGGTGTACCTCGGGGTCCACGAAGGACGGTACGTGGCCGTCAAGCAGCTGCTGTCCTCCGTCGTCGGCGAGGACGCCGACTTCCTGCGCCGGTTCGGGCACGAACTCGACAACCTGTCCCGGCTGCCGGCGGAGGCCACCGCTCCGCTGCTCGCCAGTGACCGCACCGCGATGCCTCCGTGGTTCGCCACCGCGTACGTCCCCGGGCTCACCCTGAGCCAGGCCGTCACGCTGCACGGCGGCCCGCTGCCCGCCGACGCGCTCTGGTCGCTGCTGCGGGGAGCGGCTGCCGCCCTGGCGTCCGTGCACGCGCTGGACATGGTGCACCGGGACATCAAGCCGTCCAACGTCATGCTGACCCTCGACGGGCTCACCCTCATCGACTTCGGCGTCGCCCGGGCCACCGAACAGAGCCAGTTGACCCGCACCGGCATGGTCGTGGGGACGCCCGCCTACATGGCGCCCGAACAGGCTTCGGGTTCACGCGGGCTGAGCGGCGCCACCGACGTGTTCGCACTGGCCTCGGCGCTCGGCTACGCCGCGTGCGGCCGGCCGCCCTTCGGCGACGACTCGGGCCACGGTGTGCTCTACCGCATCGTCCACGAGCAGCCCGACATGGCGCCGTTGCGGGAGCTGGACTCCGAGCTCGCCGAGCTCGTCGCGGCCTGCCTCGACAAGGACCCCGACGGCCGTCCCACCGCCGCCGAGCTCCTCGAAAGCGCCTCGCGGCGCGCACCGTCCACCGGGCCCCTGTGGCCCGCGGTCATCACGGAGCGGCTGACCGAGCGGGCCGCCTTCGCCGCGAGCACGCAGAAGATCGACACACCGACCGTCCCACTCACCGGCGGCAGCCCGGAGCCCGAGTCGAAGCCGGAGCCGAAGGCTGAGCCGCAGCCGAAGCCGGAGCCGAAGGCTGAGCCGCAGCCGAAGCCGACGTCCGGGGCCCGCCCCGAGCGGGCCGAACGCCGCCGTAAGCGCCTCTTCCTCGCCGTCGTTCCCGTCGTCGCCACCGTGGGCGGCACGACCCTCGCCATCCAGCTCCTGCCGTACATGTCCTCGCCGCAGGCCACGGAGAAACCCGGCCCCTCGGCCTCCGTCTCGGCGCCGGCCGACCCGGGGTCGACCGGTGGCACCGGCCCGTCGGGCACGGCCTCGCCGTCCGCGTCGCCCGGCAAGGACAAGGGCAAGGCCGGGGACAAGGACGCGTCCGGGGAGAAGGGCGCGGAGGACGACGAAGGCAAGGAACCGGACGGGGCGGGCGGCTCCGAGGCCGCCGCCGGCGGCGGCACCGGGACCGGCGCCGTCGACCCGGACGGGAGCGACGGCGCCGGCGACGCGGACACTCCCGGCGACTCGGGCGCCGACGGTTCCGGCGGGGCCGCCGCGTCCGGCGGGGGCGGTTCCGGCCCGTCCTCGGCCGCCCCTCCCCCCTCCTCCGGCACCTACCGCTACCGCAACGGCGACAACAGCCTCTGCATCACCCAGACGTACGGCGGCTCGGATCAGGGTTCCTGCTCGGACTCGACCGCCCGGTGGACCGTGCGGAGCCAGTCCGGCGGCTTCAAGCTCGTCAACCAACAGACCGGCCAGTGCCTGTACGCCAACATGCTCGGCCAGGCCGTCTTCGTGGGCGACTGCGCCCAGGAGGCCGGCCGGATCTGGCGTAACGGTTCGGGTGGCAGCCTCGTGAGCGCCTTCAACGGCGGCTGCCTCGACGTGGGCACGACCAGTTTCCTGGTGACGTCGACGTGCGCCGGGGAGTCGTCACAGCGCTGGACGAGGGAGAGCTAGTCGGAGGGCGGGCCTGGGGCCTGTCGTCGGGGTCAGGGCCGCCTGACCCGGACGAGAGGTCCCAGGGTGGTGCCGGCCGGGGAGACCTGGCCGGTGCCGGACGAGGGAGACCCTGGGCCCTCGCTGGGGAAGTAGGCCGGGGGGCCTACTTCCCCAGCACCGCCTTCATCACGTTCTTCGCGATCGGGGCACCCAGCCCGCCACCCGAGATGTCCTCACGGGAGATGTCCATGGCCGTCGGGTCGATGAAGACCGCGACCGCGACCGACTGACCGTCGGGCTTCTTGCCGTACGAGACGAACCAGCCGTACGGGACTTCCTTGCGGACGTCGACGCCCCGCTGCGCCGTACCGGTCTTGCCGCCGACCGTCACACCGTCGATCAGGGCGCGCTGGGCGCTGCCCGCCTTGGCGGTGAACTCCATCATCTCCTGGACCTTCTTCGCGGTGTCCTCGGAGACGGCCTGGCTCATGAGCTTCGGCTCGTTCTGCTCCAGGGTGGAGAGGTCGGGGCCGCGGAGCTGGTCGACGATGTACGGCTGCATCAGCTTGCCGTTGTTGGCCATGGCCGCCGTGACCATCGCCATCTGCATCGGGGTGCTGGTCAGCGAACCCTGTCCCATACCGGTCAGCGCGGTGCCCGGCTTGTCCAGTTCCTCCGGGTAGAGGCTCTTCGTGGCGAGCATGTCGCCGAAGTCCTCCGAGTACACGTCGGAGTTGAAGCCGAACTTCTCCGCCGTCTCGCGCATCTTGTCGTCGCCCAGCTTGGCCGCCGCGTCGAGGAAGACGTTGTTGCAGGAGTACTGCATGGCCGTCTTCAGGGACGCCTTGTTGCAGGCCGCGTCGCCCGCCTCGCTGCTGATCTTGTTCGAGGAGAGCGGGAGGGGGTACGGGGAGACCGCGTCGGTCCTGGCATCGACGTCCGTGACGACACCGTGCTCCAGGGCGGCGGCAGCCGTGAGGATCTTGAAGGTGGAGCCGGGCGGGAAGGTCTCGCGCAGCGGACGGTTGGCGAGCGGCTTGCTCTTCTCGTCCACGAGCGCCTGGAACTTGTCGCCCTCCTTGAAGGAGTTGCCGGCGAAGACCGAGGGGTCGTACGAGGGGGTGGAGGCGAGCGCGAGGACCTTGCCGGTGGCCGGGTCGAGGGCCACCACCGCACCTCGGGCGTCGATGTCGGTCAGGCCCTTGTACGCGGCCTCCTGGGCCTTCGGGTCGATCGTCGTGATCACGTCGCCGCCGCGCCGCGGCTGGCCGGTGATGATGTCCTTGGCGTGCCGGAAGGCGAAGCGCTCGTCCTGGCCGCTGAGCACCTCGTCGTACGTCTTCTCCAGGAGCGACATGCCCTGCGCCTGGGAGGCGTAACCGGTGACCGGCGCGTACATCGGCCCGTTCTTGAAGGTGCGCTGGTACTTGAAGTCGGTGCCGGACACGGCCTTCGACCCGGTCACCGCCTTGCCGCCGACGATGATGTCGCCGCGCGGGGTGGCGAACTGCGTGATCTTGACGCGCCGGTTGTGCTCGTTGTTCGCGAGTTCCTCGCGCTGGGCGAACTGCAGCCAGTTCGCGCGCAGCAGGAGGGCAAGCACCAACAGCCCGCAGAAGATGGCGATGTGCCGCAGCGGCCTGTTCATGGCTCCCCCAACTCCCTGACGGCCGCTCACCCATCGACGGTGGCAGTCCGCGCTTCGATCTCCAGTGTTGAAGGATGCCACTTCGGCTCGCGCGGTTGCAGCGGGAGGTCTTCCCCTGGTCAGGGATACCGGCCTTTGTCCGCCTATCGCCGGGCCACCAAGGTCAAATGTCTGTCAGGTCTCTGTCACGAACGTTCATTCGGTGCCATTCTCACCGGCGCACCCCCCACGAACCGAGTGAAGGAGAGACCGCGTGAGAACCACGCTGCGTGCCGCCGCACTTGTCGCCTCTGCTGCCATGGCCGTCGTCGCCGTACAGGGCGCACCGGCCAGCGCCGACTCCACCGCCGCCGACCGGGAGTCCGGCGCCACCGCGCTTCCGCTCAGCGCGTCGGCCCGGGCGACCGCCATCAAGGACGCGCAGGCCGGAGCCGTCGCCGCGGCGCGGCAGATCGGACTCGGTGCACAGGAGAAGCTGATCGTCCGCGATGTCGTCAAGGACGCCGACGGCACCGTCCACACCCGGTACGAGCGGACCTACGACGGCCTCCCGGTACTCGGCGGCGACCTGGTGACCCACGCCCGCAAGGACGGCTCGGTCAAGGGCATATCCCGCGCGCACTCCGAGCAGATATCGCTCCCGACGACGTCCGCGTCCGTCGCGGCGGCCCCGGGCGCGCGCAAGGTGGTCTGGGCGGCCGACGGCAAGCCGGTCCTCGCGTACGAGACCGTCGTCACCGGTACGCAGGCCGACGGCACACCGCGCGAGCTGCACGTCATCACGGACGCCACGAGCGGCAAGAAGCTCTACTCGTACGAGGGCATCCACACCGGGACGGGCACGAGCCAGTACAGCGGCACCGTCGCGCTGGGCACCACCCTCAGCGGCTCCTCCTACAGCCTCACCGACGGAGGCCGCGGCGGACACAAGACGTACGACCTCAACGGCGGCACGTCCGGCACCGGCACGCTCTTCACCGACGCCGACGACGTCTGGGGCAGCGGCACCACCGCCAACCGTCAGACGGCCGGCGTCGACGCCGCCTACGGCGCCGGTGTGACCTGGGACTTCTACAAGACGGAGTTCGGCCGCAACGGCATCGCGGGCGACGGCAAGGCCGCCTACTCGCGCGTCCACTACGGCAACGCGTACGTCAACGCTTTCTGGTCCGACAGCTGCTTCTGCATGACGTACGGCGACGGGGCCAACAACCTCAAGCCGCTCACCTCGCTGGACGTCGCCGCGCACGAGATGAGCCACGGGCTCACGGCGTCCACCGCAGGGCTGAAGTACAGCCGGGAGTCGGGCGGCCTCAACGAGGCCACCAGCGACATCCTCGGCACCTCGGTGGAGTTCTACGCCAACAACTCCGCCGACGCCGGTGACTACCTCATCGGCGAGAAGATCGACATCCGCGGCAACGGCACCCCGCTGCGCTACATGGACCGGCCCAGCCGGGACGGCTCGTCGGCGGACTACTGGTCCAGGAACGTCGGCAGGCTGGACGTGCACTACTCGTCCGGTCCGGCCAACCACTTCTTCTACCTGCTGTCCGAGGGCAGCGGGGCCAAGACGGTCAACGGCGTCTCGTACGACTCCCCGACCGCCGACGGCTCCACCGTCACGGGCATCGGCCGGGACAAGGCGTACAAGATCTGGTACAAGGCCCTCTCCACGTACATGACCTCGTCGACCGACTACGCGGGAGCCCGCGCGGCGACCCTGCAGGCCGCGGGCGACCTGTACGGGGCGGGAAGCGCCGAGCAGCAGGGCGTGACCGCGGCCTGGAACGCGATCAACGTGAAGTAGCGGCACCGAGGAACGGGAGGGGCCGGACCGCACTGCGCGGTCCGGCCCCTCCCCCGTGTTCCAGCCCGGCATGATCCAAACGGGAGGCCCTAGAGGTGCGCCGCGTACGCGTCCAGGACCCGCAGCACCTCGGGCGCCGGCTCCGGAGGCAGTTGGAGGACGACCTCCTCGATGCCCAGATCCGCGTAGTACGCCAGCTTCCCCGGGTTCGGGAGGACCGCGTACGGCACCACCTGGAGGTGCTGGGGGTCCCGGCCCGCCGCCTCCCAGACCCTCCGCAGCTCCGGCACGGACTCCGACAGGCCGCGCCCGCCGATCGGCAGCCAGCCGTCCGCGTACTCCGCGATCTGCGCGAACAGCTTCGGACCCGCGGCCCCGCCGATCAGCGTGCGCGGTCCGGTCACGGGGCCGCGCGGCTTCTGGACCGGCTTCGGGTACGCGAAGCTCGCCCGAACCGAGCCGAACTCGCCCTCGTACGCCGTCGGTTCCTCCGACCAGAGCGCCCGCATCAGAGCCATCCGGTCCCGCCCGAGGGCCCGCCGCTTCGACCAGACGACGCCGTGGTCCGCGGCCTCCTCCACATTCCAGCCGAAGCCGACGCCGAGCGTGAAACGGCCCCCGGAGAGGTGGTCGAGCGTGGCGATCTGCTTCGCCAGGTCGATCGGGTCGTGCTGGGCGACCAGTGTGATGCCCGTGCCGAGCGCGAGGCGCTCCGTCACGGCCGCCGCCTGCCCGAGTGCGACGAAGGGGTCCAGGGTGCGGCCGTACTCGGGAGGCAGTTCGCCGCCCGCCGGATAGGGCGTCTCCCGGCTCACCGGAATGTGGGTGTGCTCGGGCAGATAGAGCCCGGCGAAACCCCGTTGTTCCAGCTCACGCGCGAGCGCGACCGGCGTGATCGTCTGATCGGTGAGGAAGATCGTTGTGGCGATCCGCATGCGAGGACACCTCCGTCGTCGACCGGTGGGGCTCAAACGTATGCCGTCGGGGCCGTGAATCCGAGCCCCGGGCCGTTCCGCGACTCCGCGCCCTTTTCCGCAGCTTGGCCGCAACACCCCTTACGTTTCCGCTGCGTTCAGGGGCCAATACCAGGGTTCGCGTACACGACGACACCCTGGGAGCCACTCGTATGACCGGTTCGCACACCGCTCACGACCGCCCGATCGCCAGGCGCGGCCTGCTCGTCGGTACGGCCGCCACCGCTCTAACGTTGGGCACTGTGAGCTTCGCCGACGCCTCGCCCGACACGGACGAGACCCGCACCGTACGGGGCACACTGCCCACCGGGTCCCCCGACTTCGTCCACCTGCCCGTCGAAGTACCGCACGGTGTACGGGAGATCGAGGTCTCGTACACGTACGAGAAGACCCCCGTCCCGGCCGGAACCCAGGGCAACGCCCTCGACATCGGCCTCTTCGACGAGCGCGGCACCGCGCTGGGCGGGGCCGGTTTCCGCGGCTGGTCCGGCGGGGCCCGCAGCAGCTTCTTCGTCCGCGCCGACGCGGCGACCCCCGGCTACCTCGCGGGCCCCGTACGGGCGGGGACCTGGCACATCGCGCTGGGGCCGTACACCGTGGCCCCCGAGGGGCTCCCCTACGAGGTGACGATCACCCTCCGCTTCGGGCCCTCCGGCTCCACGCCGAAGCCCGTGTATCCGCCGGAGCGCGCCAAGGGACGGGGCCGCGCCTGGTACCGGGGCGACTGTCATCTGCACTCCGTCCACTCGGACGGGCGGCGCACCCCGGCCGAGATCGCCGCCGCCGCGCGGGCCGCCGGGCTCGACTTCATCAACAGCAGCGAGCACAACACCCACTCCGCGCACAGCGCGTGGGAGGGGCTGTGGGGCGAGGACCTGCTGATCCTTACGGGCGAGGAGGTCACCACCCGCAACGGTCACGTGCTCGCCCTCGCCACCGACCCGGGCACCTTCGTCGACTGGCGCTACCGGGCCCGCGACAACCGGTTCGGCCACTTCGCGAAGGCCGTGCGGCGGGCCGGCGGGCTGGTCGTGCCCGCCCATCCGCACGCCACCTGCATCGGCTGCCACTGGAAGTTCGGCTTCGGCGAGGCGGACGCGGTGGAGGTGTGGAACGGGCCCTACACCCCCGACGACGAGATCTCCCTCGCCGAGTGGGACAACGCCCTCGTGGCGTCCGCACGCTCCGGCAGGCCGTGGATCCCCGCCATGGGGAACAGCGACGCCCACCGCGAGCCGGACCGGGTGGGTCTGCCGCAGACCGTCGTCCTCGCCGACGAGCTGTCCCGCGAGGCGATCACGGACGGCATCCGGGCCGGACGTTCGTACATCGCCGAGTCGTCCGGCGTCACGCTCGCCTTCGGCGCCACCGGCGGCCGTGGTCTGCACGCCGGGATCGGCGGACGGCTGCCCGCCGACGCCGACGCCCCTGTCACGGTGCGGCTGGAGGTCGGAGGGGCGCCGGGCTGCACGGCGCACTTCGTGACCGATCAGGGCACGCTGTTCACCGCCCCGCTGCCCGCCTCGGGGACCGGCACGGTGGAGTGGCGCACGACGCCGCAGTACGCCGCCTACGTCCGCGCCGAGGTCCGGCATCCGCCCCAGGTGCCGGGCCTTCCCGGGCCGCTCGCCGCCCTCACCAACCCGGTCTTCCTGGGGCGCTGAGACTCACCCGAACGGCCCGCGAACGGTGGCCCTCCGCGGCGGTGTCCCGGACCGTCGTGGAGGGACCGATCGCCGACGGTGAGGGGCTGAGTTTCGATGCGAACCCGGGCACGGACCTGGAACGGCACGTGGAGCGGGGCGACGGCCCGAGCGCGGGCGGTGCGGCGGGCGGCCGGCGCAGCCGTGCTGGCCGCCGCGCTGGGGCTGGCATCGGCGGGCTGCTCGTCCGGCGGACCGGAGGGCACAGGAAGCGGCGCGGAGCCCTCCGCGGCCGTCGCGGCGGCCCGGGCCACCTCGCCCGCCGCGTCCCCGGCGGGCAAGGGCGAGCTGGTCGTGTCGTACACCGAGGGCCTGACGGCCGCGGACCGGGAGACGGAGGCGTTCCTCCGGAAGAACAAGACCCTGGAGGGCTTCGCCGACTACGCGAACAGCCGGGTCGCGCTCCCCTACGACGTGCCCGTCGAGGCGAAGAGCTGCGGCACGACCGACGCGTACTGGGACCCGACGGCCCGGACGATCACCTACTGCTACGAGTTCCTCGGGCGCATGGCACCGGTGTACGAGAAGTCCGCCGCCCCGAGCGCCACCCCCGGCGCCACACGGGAGACGCAGGACGCCGTCGCCGCCGGCCTCATCGGCCTGACCCACGGCGTCCTCGTGCACGAGCTGGGGCACGGGCTGATCGCGATGTACGGCCTGCCGGTCGACGGGGACGAGGAGACGGCCGTGAACCAGCTCTCCGCCGTCCTCCTCACCACGGACGACGACGACAAGGACTTCGTCGTCGGCATCATCGACGCCTGGGGGGAGATGGCGGGCCAGGGCGTGCGGAGCACCGCCCGGACCGCCTTCGCCGAGGACCACGCCGTGGGCACGG
The Streptomyces sp. NBC_00234 DNA segment above includes these coding regions:
- a CDS encoding class I SAM-dependent methyltransferase, which encodes MDRNIRTVDDVLTLLDGLFAPESDRWTADGASWWDRFYADRSKAVPFFVAKPDENLVSYVDRGLITPGRALDLGCGPGRNALHLASLGFDVDAVDLSPTAIAWAEERADEAGADVRFHCDDAFAPTTAELTGPYDLIYDSGCFHHLPPHRRISYLALLDRALAPGGHLALTCFAAGAMGSELSDADFYREAGLQGGLAYTPEALRGIFSGLTEIELRRMHDEPAESPLFGEAFLWTGLFRRG
- a CDS encoding GNAT family N-acetyltransferase produces the protein MIEPSLRARIAHYYATVPLVFAEAEEFGPLRLFVRRAAGAPYYGGPNHAQPTAAGAADVTGADIARVRARQRELGVPGAIEWLDEVAPAMRGLVEAAGLPVLERPLMVLDPHLPLAPPPLPDGVTLRALDADDPALPAALALPRLAFADVGTAVGLAGRTELSAIAATLTADGTLETVRPTLRAGHKVLVAALAPDGTPLAVGHYHPADGITEIGGIGTLPTARRQGLGAAVMAALATHARDQGVHTVFLAYAEEAVARIYARLGFRPAGTTLLIADQPARS
- a CDS encoding TetR/AcrR family transcriptional regulator encodes the protein MSPKQQRGAVTVDLLLDAALRVYGEEGERGITVGAVTEASGVSLGSLYHHFGSIDGLVAELTHRWLGRLLGELAVGLQGADTTRGAIAGLVRAYLAFIREHRAAALLLHSSMADRQGMAQGKELRDAQEARLSPFAEWLKPRVESGELAPLPLALIESLVLGPVVAVARRWLSGIDDVDLDEAARILPDRIWRSLTL
- a CDS encoding protein kinase domain-containing protein; the protein is MFELGGSGAEPLETGDPLRIGSIPLAGRLGAGGMGRVYLGVHEGRYVAVKQLLSSVVGEDADFLRRFGHELDNLSRLPAEATAPLLASDRTAMPPWFATAYVPGLTLSQAVTLHGGPLPADALWSLLRGAAAALASVHALDMVHRDIKPSNVMLTLDGLTLIDFGVARATEQSQLTRTGMVVGTPAYMAPEQASGSRGLSGATDVFALASALGYAACGRPPFGDDSGHGVLYRIVHEQPDMAPLRELDSELAELVAACLDKDPDGRPTAAELLESASRRAPSTGPLWPAVITERLTERAAFAASTQKIDTPTVPLTGGSPEPESKPEPKAEPQPKPEPKAEPQPKPTSGARPERAERRRKRLFLAVVPVVATVGGTTLAIQLLPYMSSPQATEKPGPSASVSAPADPGSTGGTGPSGTASPSASPGKDKGKAGDKDASGEKGAEDDEGKEPDGAGGSEAAAGGGTGTGAVDPDGSDGAGDADTPGDSGADGSGGAAASGGGGSGPSSAAPPPSSGTYRYRNGDNSLCITQTYGGSDQGSCSDSTARWTVRSQSGGFKLVNQQTGQCLYANMLGQAVFVGDCAQEAGRIWRNGSGGSLVSAFNGGCLDVGTTSFLVTSTCAGESSQRWTRES
- a CDS encoding peptidoglycan D,D-transpeptidase FtsI family protein; protein product: MNRPLRHIAIFCGLLVLALLLRANWLQFAQREELANNEHNRRVKITQFATPRGDIIVGGKAVTGSKAVSGTDFKYQRTFKNGPMYAPVTGYASQAQGMSLLEKTYDEVLSGQDERFAFRHAKDIITGQPRRGGDVITTIDPKAQEAAYKGLTDIDARGAVVALDPATGKVLALASTPSYDPSVFAGNSFKEGDKFQALVDEKSKPLANRPLRETFPPGSTFKILTAAAALEHGVVTDVDARTDAVSPYPLPLSSNKISSEAGDAACNKASLKTAMQYSCNNVFLDAAAKLGDDKMRETAEKFGFNSDVYSEDFGDMLATKSLYPEELDKPGTALTGMGQGSLTSTPMQMAMVTAAMANNGKLMQPYIVDQLRGPDLSTLEQNEPKLMSQAVSEDTAKKVQEMMEFTAKAGSAQRALIDGVTVGGKTGTAQRGVDVRKEVPYGWFVSYGKKPDGQSVAVAVFIDPTAMDISREDISGGGLGAPIAKNVMKAVLGK
- a CDS encoding M4 family metallopeptidase; this translates as MAVVAVQGAPASADSTAADRESGATALPLSASARATAIKDAQAGAVAAARQIGLGAQEKLIVRDVVKDADGTVHTRYERTYDGLPVLGGDLVTHARKDGSVKGISRAHSEQISLPTTSASVAAAPGARKVVWAADGKPVLAYETVVTGTQADGTPRELHVITDATSGKKLYSYEGIHTGTGTSQYSGTVALGTTLSGSSYSLTDGGRGGHKTYDLNGGTSGTGTLFTDADDVWGSGTTANRQTAGVDAAYGAGVTWDFYKTEFGRNGIAGDGKAAYSRVHYGNAYVNAFWSDSCFCMTYGDGANNLKPLTSLDVAAHEMSHGLTASTAGLKYSRESGGLNEATSDILGTSVEFYANNSADAGDYLIGEKIDIRGNGTPLRYMDRPSRDGSSADYWSRNVGRLDVHYSSGPANHFFYLLSEGSGAKTVNGVSYDSPTADGSTVTGIGRDKAYKIWYKALSTYMTSSTDYAGARAATLQAAGDLYGAGSAEQQGVTAAWNAINVK
- a CDS encoding LLM class F420-dependent oxidoreductase, with product MRIATTIFLTDQTITPVALARELEQRGFAGLYLPEHTHIPVSRETPYPAGGELPPEYGRTLDPFVALGQAAAVTERLALGTGITLVAQHDPIDLAKQIATLDHLSGGRFTLGVGFGWNVEEAADHGVVWSKRRALGRDRMALMRALWSEEPTAYEGEFGSVRASFAYPKPVQKPRGPVTGPRTLIGGAAGPKLFAQIAEYADGWLPIGGRGLSESVPELRRVWEAAGRDPQHLQVVPYAVLPNPGKLAYYADLGIEEVVLQLPPEPAPEVLRVLDAYAAHL
- a CDS encoding CehA/McbA family metallohydrolase, which codes for MTGSHTAHDRPIARRGLLVGTAATALTLGTVSFADASPDTDETRTVRGTLPTGSPDFVHLPVEVPHGVREIEVSYTYEKTPVPAGTQGNALDIGLFDERGTALGGAGFRGWSGGARSSFFVRADAATPGYLAGPVRAGTWHIALGPYTVAPEGLPYEVTITLRFGPSGSTPKPVYPPERAKGRGRAWYRGDCHLHSVHSDGRRTPAEIAAAARAAGLDFINSSEHNTHSAHSAWEGLWGEDLLILTGEEVTTRNGHVLALATDPGTFVDWRYRARDNRFGHFAKAVRRAGGLVVPAHPHATCIGCHWKFGFGEADAVEVWNGPYTPDDEISLAEWDNALVASARSGRPWIPAMGNSDAHREPDRVGLPQTVVLADELSREAITDGIRAGRSYIAESSGVTLAFGATGGRGLHAGIGGRLPADADAPVTVRLEVGGAPGCTAHFVTDQGTLFTAPLPASGTGTVEWRTTPQYAAYVRAEVRHPPQVPGLPGPLAALTNPVFLGR
- a CDS encoding DUF4344 domain-containing metallopeptidase yields the protein MRTRARTWNGTWSGATARARAVRRAAGAAVLAAALGLASAGCSSGGPEGTGSGAEPSAAVAAARATSPAASPAGKGELVVSYTEGLTAADRETEAFLRKNKTLEGFADYANSRVALPYDVPVEAKSCGTTDAYWDPTARTITYCYEFLGRMAPVYEKSAAPSATPGATRETQDAVAAGLIGLTHGVLVHELGHGLIAMYGLPVDGDEETAVNQLSAVLLTTDDDDKDFVVGIIDAWGEMAGQGVRSTARTAFAEDHAVGTAQFYALACWVYGSDPDGYQDLVGPDLLPEKRTKGCEKAYTKVANTWGKALQPYLK